GCGAGCGCTAATCAGAGCAACGAACTTACCGCCGTGCGCGCCAACGCGCTGCCGGAAACACCGCAGTTACAGGTCGATATCGATAGCAACAAAGCGGTGGCGCTGGGGCTTTCACTGAGTGATGTCAGCAACACGCTCTCCAGCGCCTGGGGCGGTACCTACGTGAATGACTTTATCGATCGCGGACGCGTGAAAAAGGTCTATATCCAGGGCGAAAGCGATTCCCGCGCCGCACCTGCGGATCTGAATAAATGGTTTGTGCGCGGCAGCAATAACGACATGACGCCGTTCTCGGCTTTCGCCACCACGCGCTGGGAATATGGCCCGGAAACGCTGGTGCGTTACAACGGTTCCGCCGCTTACGAAATTCAGGGCGAGAACGCCAGCGGCTTCAGTTCCGGCGTAGCGATGACCAAAATGGAAAATCTCGCCAACGTCTTACCGGCCGGGACAACCTGGGCGTGGAGCGGCTTGTCATTGCAGGAGAAACTCGCCAGCGGACAGGCCATGAGCCTGTATGCCATCTCAATCATGGTGGTGTTCCTGTGCCTTGCGGCGCTGTATGAGAGCTGGTCTGTACCGCTTTCGGTGATCCTGGTTATCCCGCTGGGCTTGCTGGGCGCGGCGCTGGCGGCGTGGATGCGCGGATTAAGTAACGATGTTTACTTTCAGGTCGCGCTGCTGACCACCATTGGTCTGTCGTCGAAAAACGCCATTCTGATTGTCGAGTTCGCCGAAGCGGCCGTTCACCAGGGCAGCTCTTTATCACGCGCGGCGCTGCGTGCGGCGCGGACTCGCCTGCGCCCGATCATGATGACGTCACTGGCGTTTATCGCCGGGGTTACGCCGCTGGCCGTCGCCACTGGCGCAGGCGCGAACAGCCGCGTCGCGATCGGCACCGGGATCATCGGCGGGACGCTCACCGCGACACTGCTGGCCATCTTCTTTGTCCCTCTGTTCTTTGTACTGGTGAAAAAACTGTTCACCGGTAAACGCGCACGTCAGGAGTAATTATGTTGCGTATCAGTGTTCTTTTCCTCGCCCTGCTGAGCGCCGGTTGCGTCTCTCTCGACCCGACTTACCAGCGCCCGCAGGCGCCTATTCCCACGACGTTACCGGGCGCGCAAGGCCAGGCAAAAGCCGTGGCCGCCGACTGGCAGCAGATCGTTAACGACAGCCGCCTGAAACAAGTGGTCAGCAATGCGCTGACCCATAACCGCGATGTGCAAAAAGCGATTGCCGACATCGATGCCGCGCGCGCGTTGTATGCCGAAGACCGCGCCGCGCTGTTCCCGACGCTGAATGCCGAACTCAGCAGCACTCGCAGCCGCACCGTCGCCACTGGATTAACCAGCAGCGCCGAAGCCGATGGCGCGGTTTCCAGCTTCGAGCTGGATCTGTTTGGCCGTAACCAGAGCCTGACCCGCGCAGAGCGTGAAACCTGGCTTGCCAGCGAGTACACAGCGCAAAACACGCGCCTGAGCATGGTGGCGGAAATCACCACCGCCTGGGTGACGCTGGCGGCGGATAACAGCAATCTTGTGCTTGCGAAGCAGACGATGGAGAGCGCGCAAAACTCGCTGAACATTGTCAAACGTAAACAGCAGATCGGCGTGGCAGCCGCCAGCGATACCGCCGATGCGATGGCGGTGTTCCAGCAGGCGCGTGCCAGCGTCGCCAGCTATCAAACGCAGGTGGCGCAGGATAAAAACGCGCTCAATTTACTGGCGGGTGACACAGTTCCTGAGTCGCTGCTGCCGGGTACGCTGGAAAGTCTTGCCGACAACAGCATTACGCTGACGCCAGCGGGCGTGTCTTCTTCCGTGCTGCTGCGTCGCCCGGATATTCAGGAAGCGGAACATAACCTGAAAAGCGCCAACGCCAATATCGGCGCGGCGCGGGCGAACTTCTTCCCGACCATTTCGCTGACCGCCAGCGCCGGGGTGGGCAGCGATTCGCTCTCCTCCTTGTTTAGCCACGGCCTGCAAGTGTGGTCTTTCGCGCCATCCATTTCGCTGCCGCTGTTTGCCGGGGGGAAAAATGTCGCGCAGTTGCGTTACGCCGAAGCCGAGAAAAAAGGGCTGATCGCGACCTACGAGAAAACCATTCAGAGCGCGTTTAAAGATGTTGCCGATGCGCTGGCGCGGCGCGAAACGCTCAACGAACAACTCGACGCACAGCGTGAATATGTCGTCGCAGAGCAGAAAGCACTGGATATCGCCCAGCGCCAGTACAGCGCCGGAACCGGCGATTACTTGTCGGTGCTGACCGCGCAGCGCGCGCTGTGGACGGCAAAAGAGTCGCTGATTTCGCTGCAACAAACCGATCTGCAAAACCGCGTAACGCTCTGGCAATCGCTGGGCGGTGGCGTCAGTTAACCCCTTTGCGCCGGGCTGACCGGCGCGTTTTCGGAGCAGTTATGTCACGGATTTCTCCCGCCTTTGCCATCGTGCTGGGCATGCTCACGGCCATGGGGCCGATTTGTACCGATCTTTACCTGCCCGCGTTGCCGGATATCAGCCAACAGTTGGGCACATCAAACACGCTGATCCAGCTTTCGCTGACCGCTTCGCTTATCGGCTTAGGGCTGGGGCAGCTTTTTTTCGGGCCACTCAGCGACCGGATGGGTCGCAAACGCCCGCTGCTGCTGTCGCTGCTGCTATTTATCGTCTCCTCAGTACTGTGCGCCACTACGCAGAGTATCTACTGGCTGATTTTCTGGCGTTTTATTCAGGGCATTGCCGGAGCGGGCGGTTCCGTGCTGTCACGCGCCATCGCGCGCGATAAATATCACGGCACGCTGCTGACGCAATTTTTCGCCCTGCTGATGACCATTAACGGCATTGCGCCGATTGTTTCCCCGGTGCTCGGCGGGTATATCACCTCAACCCTGCACTGGCGGGCGCTGTTCTGGACCATGGCGGTCATCGGTGTGGTACTGCTGCTTTCTGCCATGCTGGTGTTGAAAGAGACTCTGCAGGAGAAAAACCACGGCGGCTCGCTGTTAAAAACCTCTGTCAATGTGCTGAAGAACAAGCCATTTTCCATGTACTGCTTTATCCAGGCCTTTATGCTGGCCGGGCTGTTTTCGTATATCGGTTCATCCTCGTTCGTGCTGCAAAACGAATATGGCCTTACAGCAATGCAATTCAGCCTGCTGTTTGGCTTCAACGGGATTGGCTTGATTATTTCCGCACTGATTTTCGCCCGCCTGGCGCGACGTATTGACGGGCAGAAACTGCTCGGCATCGGGCTGGTACTGGCGGTGATCACCGCGCTGCTGACTGCTTTTTTTGCATGGCGCGGCATGGCAATGCTGGCGCTGGCAGGACTGTTTTTCACCGTCGCGCTGAACAGCGGGATTTCCACCATCGCCGGTTCGGCAGCAATGAACAGCGTGGAAGCATGCGATTCCGGCACCGCCTCGGCGCTGCTGGGGATGCTGATGTTTATCTTCGGCGGCATTGCCACGCCACTTTCCGGCATCGGCGGTGAAGCGATGTGGAAAATGAGCCTCGCGATTGTGATGGCTTACAGCGCCGCGCTGGTAGTTTATCGGTGGGCGCGGCGTCATCGCTAGAAGCACACAAAATCGTTGACTAAATGGCAACCAACACCGTATTGTTGACTTATTGGCAACGGACGCACAAGGTAAAGGAATGCATTTAATATCATTGAAGGCGATTCAGGAAGCAGTCTTACGCTTCCCTCAACACAAAGTTGCGCTACTCACTCTGGCGAAAACCATCGAAAAAGCGCACTGCCCAACGCCAGAGGATCTCAAGAAGTTGTATCCCACACTGGATAACTTCAAATATCTGAGTAAGCATTACATTATTGATATTGCGAATAATAATTTAAGGGTTGTGGCACTGATCTTTTTCGAAAGCCAAAAGTTTTATGTGCGCCATATCTTCACACATAAGGAATACGACCGTTTTACCGAACAGCATCGTACTAAGGGGAAGAAAAAATGATCGTCGCTGATGCATTAAAAGCCACCCATGCGCTCATCGCTGCGGTCCCGCTGCTGGGAGAACATCCGACGGAGAAAGACTATCAGGATGCGCTGGAACTGGTAGAACAGCTGTTAATAGACAATCCCGATAGCCCGCTGGTAGATATCGTTTGTGCGAAAATTAGTGCTTACGAAAATAACCAACCGGAAATTATCGCCTTGCGTGAAGAGATGGCGGCGATGCCGACAGGACTTGCGGTGCTCAGAACACTGATGGATCAGCACCAACTGACGACGTCTGATTTTCAGGAGGAAATTGGCAGCAAATCGATGGTATCGAGAGTGCTCAACGGCGAGCGCCAGCTTAACCTTAACCATATTAAGAAGTTAGCCAAACGTTTTGACGTATCACCGCTGATGTTTATTTCTTAACCCTTCTTCCCGCCCGGTTTTAACCCACGGTGAAACTCATTAATGCGTTTCACCGTTTTAATTGCCCGCTGCGACGTCGCTGACGCCACCGACAAGATGATCATCTCCAGACACAGCAGCACGGTGCCGTGCAGCGGGATTTTGCCCTTCTCGCCACCGCGCGGAACGTGGATCACCACATCGGCTTGCTGGCTGAAGCGCGAATCGACAGCGTTGGTCAATAAAATCACCGGGATCCCCAATCGCCGCGTCTCTTTCAACGTGGTCAGCCCTTCCCGATGCGCCGATTTCTGCGCCATCATGATCAGCACATCGCCGCGCTGTAAATTGATAAGCTGCTCCGACAGGGCAATGCCGGTGCGGTTGAGGGGGGATGCGGGTAATCCGATGCGGCTGAACAACCGTGCGGCGTACTCTGCGAGGATCCCCGATGCGCCAATGCCGAAAATCGCCACCTGTCGCGCCTCAACCAGCAACGCCACCGCCTGGGAAATCGCGTAGCGGTTATCCGGCGCGGAGAGGATTTCGCAGGTGTGCTGATGCCCTTCGAGCACGAAATCGATGCCGGAATTGACGTCGCATGAGAGCGCACTCACCGTGGTGCTCATCTTTTCCGCCGAGGAGACCGACGGGCCGAACCAGTGTTCCAGCGTCTGCTTCAAATCGCGAAGCCCGGCGAAACCCAGCGCCTGGATCGCGCGCACCACCGTGGCGTCGGAGGTTTGCGTCGCCCTGGCAATCTCAATTGCCGTATGCTCCAGCACCCCTTCGCGGTTTTCATTGATATACCGCGCCACCGCCTGCAAACGCGGCGACAGCGTATGCGCCCGCGCCCGAAAGCGTTCCCCATACACATCCACGCGCGTTTTCGCTTTTTTGCTGTTCAGCATCGTGCGCCCTTATTTGGCCGCCGGTAACGGTCGACCGGCAATTTGCGACTGCACCTGCGCCACCATCAGGCTCAGTGAGGCAAACGAGTTGGAGATCGCCTCTTCACGAGAAATCAGCACGTAATGCCCGCTGCGACAGGCAGTGAGGAAATCACACCAGCCCGGCATCACCGCATCCATGGCCGCCATTTCATCCTGCGGTTTACCGCCGGTATCGCCGCGCCAGGTGGCAAAAACGAAATCGGCATCCAGTTCCGGTAACCGCTCAGCGCTAACGTCGATGCGCCCGCCGTCGGGGATGCTATCGATAAGCGGCGGAAAACGAAAACCGGCGTCGCGCAGCACGCGTCCCAGCGAGTGATAACTGTGCAGTGCGTTGATTTTCCCGTTGTTAGCCTGAATAACCGACACGGTTATCTTGCTGGTATCGATGGTTTTTTTCAGCGCAGCGATCTGCTCATGATAACGGCGCTCAAGGATCGCAAAACGTGCCTGCGTCCCCGTTAATTGCGCCAGCTTGCGGTAGATATCCGGCGCACCGCCCTCCAGATGATCGATGCTGACGGTGGGCGCGATTTTCGCTAACTGCTCCACCGGCGTGTTGCGGCTGGGCTCGGTGATGATCAAGTCTGGTTTTGCCGCCGCCACCGCTTCAATGTCGATATCCGCTGAACCAATAAATGTAATCGCTGAATTGTCAAAATCGACACCGGTCAACATGCCGCTGGAGCGCAGCACATGGGTGCCGTCCGGGCGCGTACGCCCGTGGCTGGCGACCGGCGGTACGCCAAGCTCAATCAACGGAATAGTGATATCGAGATCGTGTAACGACACAATGCGTTTCGGGTGCAATGGCACCGTCACCACGCGCCCGAGATCGTCGGTGAAAACCTGTGTCGGTTCCGCGGCGCTGGCACTCAGACCAACCAGCACCAGCAGCGAAAAAAGTAAGCGCATACAAGACCTTTAAGCGTTATAAACGATCGCGCCGCTGCCACAGCAGCAGCAAGAAAAACGGCCCGCCAATCAGCGAGATAACAATCCCGGCGGGGATTTGCAGCGGCGCAAAAGCCAACCGCCCGAGCGAATCGGCCAGCAGCACGAGTAACCCGCCCAGCATCGCACTGCCCCACAGCAGCGCCCGCTGGCCGCCGCGCAGCAGAAAGTGCGCCATATGCGGGGCAATCAGGCCGACAAAACCGATACTGCCCACGCAAGAAACGCTGGCGGCGGTGAGCAGCACCGGCGCGATAAAGCGCAGCAGTTCCAGTCGTGCAAGGCGCACGCCCAGCCCGCTCGCCGCCTGATTACCGAGCAACGCCACATCCGCTGCGCGCGCGGTTATCAGTAAAATCAACGTTGCCGGAACCGCCCAGCACAGCGCCACCATCAGTAACGGCCAGGTCGCAGCATGCAGGCTGCCCGCCAGCCACATCATCGCGGTTTGCACATCGCGCACATCGGCGGTGGTCATAAACGCGCCAATCCCGGCGGCGAAGGTCCAGGAAACCCCAATACCGAGCAGCACAAAGCGCGGGCGCGAAACATCTCGCGCCAGCGCCATCACCACCCCGGCAGCGAGCAATCCCCCTGCCATACCGGCCAGCGGTCGCCAGACTAAACCAACGGCTGGAAAGCACAGCACCAGCGTCAGCACGACTACGCTCGCCCCCTCTTTCACGCCAATCAAGCCAGGATCTGCCAGCCCGTTACGGGTGATCGACTGCATCGCCGCACCCGCCATGCCGAGCATCGCCCCGCACATTAGCGCCATCAGCACGCGCGGCAGGCGAATGTCCCACACCACGTACTGCTGCCCGCTGCTCAGCGCCTGAGGGAAAAATAACGCGCGGCCAATAGAAGATGCCGGAACCGGCAACGAACCCTGTGTCACGCTCGTCAGCAGTAACGCCAGCGCCACAATGGCGAGGCCCAAAATCCACATCAGCGCATGCGGGCGCAGCAGACGGGAAAAACCACCCACCCGCAAACGGCGTAATCCGGCGCGCGGCAACAGGCCGCTCATTTGAAAAACCTCGCCGCCAGCGCGATAAACAGCGGCGCTCCCACCAGCGCGGTCATCACACCGGTTGCCAGTTCCTGCGGCGCCAGCAGCGTACGGGCGGCAATATCTGCCACCAGCAACAACAGCGCGCCGCCGAGCGCCGAGAGTGGCACGACAACACGTAAATCATCCCCGGCAAGACGACGTACCATATGCGGCACCACCAGACCAATAAAACCAATCGGTCCGGCCACCGACACCGCCGCACCACACAGCAGCGCAATCGCCACCAGCGCCAATGCACGCGTGCGCATCAGCGACACACCTAACCCCCGCGCCATGCTGTCGCCCAGCGCCAGCATGTTCAGTGCCGGAGCCAGCCATAACGCCATCGCAAAACCGATAACGGCAGCTATTGCCGCATGCTGGATCTGCGCCCAGTTCAGCCCGGCGAGATCGCCCGCCAGCCAGGTGCGCATACTGAGCAGCGTTTGCTCATCAAGGATCAGGATCGCGGCGGTAATTGAGGAGGCAAATGCCGAGATGGCCACGCCGCACAGCGTCACTTTCATCGGCGTAAAACCCGAACGCCCCGCAGATGAAAGCACCATCACCAGCGAAAAGAGCAGTGCAGCGCCACCAGCGGCAATCAACGGGCGGCTGAATGCGGCATCGCCGGAGCTAATGCCGAGCGCCGTGCATGCTACTACCGCCAGCGCGGCACCGGAATTTAGCCCCAGAATATGCGGCTCACCTAAGGGGTTGCGGATGACCGATTGCAACAATGCTCCGGCCACGCCGAGCGCCGCGCCGGTAAATAGCGCCGCCACCAGCCGCAGCAAACGCAGGCTGATAATGACGCGGTGATCGAAGTTACGCGGATCGAAATCCAGCAGCGCCTGGACGACCGTTGGCGGCGCGATATAGCGCGCGCCAAGGCCGAGATGCGCGACCGATGCCGCCAGCACTAATAGTGCCAGCAGCAGTGAGGCCACGCCCACGCGCCCGACACGACGGCGGGCGGAAAACGCGACGCTACTCATGCGCTCGTTCCAGCTGGTTTACGAAACGGCATAAAAAAGGGTTTTCCGGTCAGTGGGTTAATCGACATTTGCACATCAACATCAAACACCCGTTTGATAAGCTCAGGGGTACAGGCATCGCCTTCGTTAATCACCCCTTGTAAGCGCCCCTGTTTCAGGAACACCAGCGTGTCGGCGTAGTTGACCGCAAAATTGAGATCGTGCAACACCGCAACCACGGTGCGTCCATGATCGCGGGTCAGGGAATGCAGCAATTCGAGGATCTCCACCTGGTAGCGCAGATCGAGAAACGTTGTCGGCTCATCGAGCAGGATCACCGGCGTTTGCTGGGCCAGCGCCATGGCTATCCAGCAGCGCTGACGCTGTCCCCCGGAGAGACTGTCTACCGTTTGATGCGCGAATTCCGCGGTGCCGGTCAGATTTAGCGCGTCAACGACTGCCTGTTCATCTTCTTCAGACCACTGGCGCATAAAGCTCTGCCACGGAAAACGCCCGCGCGACACCAGTTCGAACGCGGTGAGCCCTTCCGGCACAATCGGCGATTGCGGCAAAATACCTAACTGACGGGAAACGGCTTTGGTGGGTTGT
This genomic interval from Kosakonia sacchari SP1 contains the following:
- a CDS encoding MurR/RpiR family transcriptional regulator — protein: MLNSKKAKTRVDVYGERFRARAHTLSPRLQAVARYINENREGVLEHTAIEIARATQTSDATVVRAIQALGFAGLRDLKQTLEHWFGPSVSSAEKMSTTVSALSCDVNSGIDFVLEGHQHTCEILSAPDNRYAISQAVALLVEARQVAIFGIGASGILAEYAARLFSRIGLPASPLNRTGIALSEQLINLQRGDVLIMMAQKSAHREGLTTLKETRRLGIPVILLTNAVDSRFSQQADVVIHVPRGGEKGKIPLHGTVLLCLEMIILSVASATSQRAIKTVKRINEFHRGLKPGGKKG
- a CDS encoding efflux transporter outer membrane subunit codes for the protein MLRISVLFLALLSAGCVSLDPTYQRPQAPIPTTLPGAQGQAKAVAADWQQIVNDSRLKQVVSNALTHNRDVQKAIADIDAARALYAEDRAALFPTLNAELSSTRSRTVATGLTSSAEADGAVSSFELDLFGRNQSLTRAERETWLASEYTAQNTRLSMVAEITTAWVTLAADNSNLVLAKQTMESAQNSLNIVKRKQQIGVAAASDTADAMAVFQQARASVASYQTQVAQDKNALNLLAGDTVPESLLPGTLESLADNSITLTPAGVSSSVLLRRPDIQEAEHNLKSANANIGAARANFFPTISLTASAGVGSDSLSSLFSHGLQVWSFAPSISLPLFAGGKNVAQLRYAEAEKKGLIATYEKTIQSAFKDVADALARRETLNEQLDAQREYVVAEQKALDIAQRQYSAGTGDYLSVLTAQRALWTAKESLISLQQTDLQNRVTLWQSLGGGVS
- a CDS encoding multidrug effflux MFS transporter — translated: MSRISPAFAIVLGMLTAMGPICTDLYLPALPDISQQLGTSNTLIQLSLTASLIGLGLGQLFFGPLSDRMGRKRPLLLSLLLFIVSSVLCATTQSIYWLIFWRFIQGIAGAGGSVLSRAIARDKYHGTLLTQFFALLMTINGIAPIVSPVLGGYITSTLHWRALFWTMAVIGVVLLLSAMLVLKETLQEKNHGGSLLKTSVNVLKNKPFSMYCFIQAFMLAGLFSYIGSSSFVLQNEYGLTAMQFSLLFGFNGIGLIISALIFARLARRIDGQKLLGIGLVLAVITALLTAFFAWRGMAMLALAGLFFTVALNSGISTIAGSAAMNSVEACDSGTASALLGMLMFIFGGIATPLSGIGGEAMWKMSLAIVMAYSAALVVYRWARRHR
- a CDS encoding helix-turn-helix domain-containing protein, translating into MIVADALKATHALIAAVPLLGEHPTEKDYQDALELVEQLLIDNPDSPLVDIVCAKISAYENNQPEIIALREEMAAMPTGLAVLRTLMDQHQLTTSDFQEEIGSKSMVSRVLNGERQLNLNHIKKLAKRFDVSPLMFIS
- a CDS encoding ABC transporter ATP-binding protein — its product is MPQQVENQAEGQGIVLESLSAGYHSKVIVNDITLSIPSGKMTVLVGANGSGKSTLLGTIARMLKPLGGSVLLDGKAIHQQPTKAVSRQLGILPQSPIVPEGLTAFELVSRGRFPWQSFMRQWSEEDEQAVVDALNLTGTAEFAHQTVDSLSGGQRQRCWIAMALAQQTPVILLDEPTTFLDLRYQVEILELLHSLTRDHGRTVVAVLHDLNFAVNYADTLVFLKQGRLQGVINEGDACTPELIKRVFDVDVQMSINPLTGKPFFMPFRKPAGTSA
- a CDS encoding iron-siderophore ABC transporter substrate-binding protein, coding for MRLLFSLLVLVGLSASAAEPTQVFTDDLGRVVTVPLHPKRIVSLHDLDITIPLIELGVPPVASHGRTRPDGTHVLRSSGMLTGVDFDNSAITFIGSADIDIEAVAAAKPDLIITEPSRNTPVEQLAKIAPTVSIDHLEGGAPDIYRKLAQLTGTQARFAILERRYHEQIAALKKTIDTSKITVSVIQANNGKINALHSYHSLGRVLRDAGFRFPPLIDSIPDGGRIDVSAERLPELDADFVFATWRGDTGGKPQDEMAAMDAVMPGWCDFLTACRSGHYVLISREEAISNSFASLSLMVAQVQSQIAGRPLPAAK
- a CDS encoding type II toxin-antitoxin system HigB family toxin, translating into MHLISLKAIQEAVLRFPQHKVALLTLAKTIEKAHCPTPEDLKKLYPTLDNFKYLSKHYIIDIANNNLRVVALIFFESQKFYVRHIFTHKEYDRFTEQHRTKGKKK
- a CDS encoding FecCD family ABC transporter permease produces the protein MSSVAFSARRRVGRVGVASLLLALLVLAASVAHLGLGARYIAPPTVVQALLDFDPRNFDHRVIISLRLLRLVAALFTGAALGVAGALLQSVIRNPLGEPHILGLNSGAALAVVACTALGISSGDAAFSRPLIAAGGAALLFSLVMVLSSAGRSGFTPMKVTLCGVAISAFASSITAAILILDEQTLLSMRTWLAGDLAGLNWAQIQHAAIAAVIGFAMALWLAPALNMLALGDSMARGLGVSLMRTRALALVAIALLCGAAVSVAGPIGFIGLVVPHMVRRLAGDDLRVVVPLSALGGALLLLVADIAARTLLAPQELATGVMTALVGAPLFIALAARFFK
- a CDS encoding FecCD family ABC transporter permease — protein: MSGLLPRAGLRRLRVGGFSRLLRPHALMWILGLAIVALALLLTSVTQGSLPVPASSIGRALFFPQALSSGQQYVVWDIRLPRVLMALMCGAMLGMAGAAMQSITRNGLADPGLIGVKEGASVVVLTLVLCFPAVGLVWRPLAGMAGGLLAAGVVMALARDVSRPRFVLLGIGVSWTFAAGIGAFMTTADVRDVQTAMMWLAGSLHAATWPLLMVALCWAVPATLILLITARAADVALLGNQAASGLGVRLARLELLRFIAPVLLTAASVSCVGSIGFVGLIAPHMAHFLLRGGQRALLWGSAMLGGLLVLLADSLGRLAFAPLQIPAGIVISLIGGPFFLLLLWQRRDRL